Proteins from one Sarcophilus harrisii chromosome 2, mSarHar1.11, whole genome shotgun sequence genomic window:
- the ACD gene encoding adrenocortical dysplasia protein homolog: protein MATSWKPVLQPWIRDLLLGLEPGQSSGPEGKGEGLGQLLEVIEEAAPGGTLELLGEAASAVLLVTDGTHSVHCLVTPEALSMAAWEEKHFGFRRAVGRLLLLQDFQVCVQEEGAEASQGSGEFCLWVHRFILLPTELPREGVTSCNWDPAVRRKLKEYRKHHERERTSPHIDRSSSLSQLLEEMCEDRRSLLSCQAQSCLELGDSQGGCLPLTRWEASRRKARGEAVFTVSGLKLHISAEEEDTLQNLRAVSENSPDCQSLERTPPNPWQLLPALSLTQSSSSSSSYVEALDCLPFSAEGSPSRPKDSFIASQEPSEGCREPIDLSPLLFQGSGSPCIQTTYSQDPPLDRLCPALPSSSQAASSLSRDEWETPKMGGSHQPLEVLTRARARGKGRGRKDRPGSYKPSLEFVSKRVKSIIWDAENIPSDDSSLGGGPAPARVPPKTHLDGSPFQYKYPESCVQLCSQVLATRLCPSLLDWARQVLMETDLVEVGEL from the exons ATGGCGACGTCGTGGAAGCCTGTTCTGCAGCCCTGGATCCGGGATCTGCTCCTCGGACTGGAGCCTGGACAGAGCTCGGGgccagagggaaagggagagggactcGGGCAGCTGCTGGAG GTGATTGAGGAGGCCGCTCCGGGAGGGACCCTGGAGCTGCTGGGTGAGGCGGCCTCCGCCGTCCTGCTGGTGACGGACGGGACCCACAGTGTGCACTGCCTGGTGACCCCCGAGGCCCTGAGCATGGCTGCCTG GGAAGAGAAGCACTTTGGTTTTAGGAGGGCCGTGGgccggctgctgctgctgcaggaCTTCCAGGTGTGCGTGCAGGAGGAGGGTGCCGAGGCTTCGCAG GGCAGTGGGGAGTTCTGCCTCTGGGTGCACCGCTTCATCCTGCTGCCCACGGAGCTCCCCAGGGAGGGGGTGACGAGCTG TAACTGGGACCCAGCTGTTCGAAGAAAACTTAAGGAATATAGAAA GCACCATGAAAGGGAGAGGACCTCCCCTCACATAG ATCGAAGTTCTTCGTTGTCCCAGTTGCTGGAAGAGATGTGTGAAGACCGAAGGAGCTTGCTAAGCTGTCAGGCCCAAAGCTGCCTGGAGCTGGGGGACTCCCAAGGGGGGTGTCTTCCCCTTACTCGATGGGAAGCCTCTCGAAGGAAGGCCCGG GGAGAAGCTGTGTTCACTGTCTCAGGCCTGAAGCTGCATATTAGTGCAGAGGAGGAGGACACCCTTCAGAACCTGAGGGCAG TTTCTGAAAACAGCCCTGACTGTCAGAGTTTGGAGAGGACTCCACCGAACCCCTGGCAACTGCTCCCAGCCCTGTCCTTGACGcaatcctcttcctcctcctcttcctatgTAG AGGCCCTGGACTGTTTGCCGTTCTCAGCGGAGGGAAGTCCAAGTCGGCCGAAGGATAGCTTCATCGCCAGTCAGGAACCCTCTGAGGGGTGCAGGGAGCCCATCGACCTGTCCCCTCTGCTCTTTCAGGGCAGTGGGTCTCCTTGTATCCAGACCACTTACTCCCAGGATCCACCACTGGACCGGCTCTGTCCAGCTCTTCCTTCTTCATCCCAGGCAGCAAGCAGTCTCTCCAGGGACGAGTGGGAAACCCCCAAGATGGGTGGCTCCCACCAGCCCCTTGAAGTCCTGACGAGGGCCAGGGccaggggaaagggaagggggagaaaggacaGACCAGGAAGCTATAAGCCCAGCCTGGAGTTTGTGAGCAAGAGAGTCAAAAGCATCATCTGGGATGCGGAGAACATTCCTTCAGACGACTCCAGCCTAGGAGGAGGCCCGGCCCCAGCCAGG GTCCCTCCAAAGACACATCTGGATGGCTCCCCGTTTCAGTACAAGTACCCGGAGTCCTGTGTCCAACTCTGTTCCCAGGTTTTAGCGACCAG ACTCTGCCCATCGCTCCTGGACTGGGCCAGACAGGTGCTGATGGAGACCGACCTGGTGGAGGTGGGAGAGCTCTGA